The following coding sequences lie in one Chionomys nivalis chromosome 8, mChiNiv1.1, whole genome shotgun sequence genomic window:
- the Tnnt3 gene encoding troponin T, fast skeletal muscle isoform X1 — MELQALIDSHFEARKKEEEELIALKERIEKRRAERAEQQRIRAEKERERQNRLAEEKARREEEDAKRRAEDDMKKKKALSSMGANYSSYLAKADQKRGKKQTAREMKKKILAERRKPLNIDHLSDDKLRDKAKELWDTLYQLETDKFEFGEKLKRQKYDITTLRSRIDQAQKHSKKAGATAKGKVGGRWK; from the exons ATGGAGCTCCAGGCCCTCATCGACAGCCACTTTGAAgctagaaagaaagaggaagaagagctgaTTGCACTCAAGGAGAGAATT GAGAAGCGTCGTGCAGAGAGGGCTGAGCAGCAGAGGATCCGCGCTGAGAAGGAGCGGGAACGCCAGAACAGACTGGCG GaggagaaggccagaagagaggaggaagatgcCAAGAGGAGAGCCGAGGAtgacatgaagaagaaaaaggctCTGTCCTCCATGGGTGCCAACTACAGCAGCTACCTGGCCAAG gcTGACCAGAAGAGAGGCAAGAAGCAGACAGCCagggagatgaagaagaagattCTTGCAGAGAGACGCAAGCCTCTGAACATCGACCATCTCAGTGATGACAAGCTGAG gGACAAGGCCAAGGAACTCTGGGATACCCTGTACCAACTGGAGACTGACAAATTTGAGTTTGGGGAGAAGCTAAAACGCCAGAAATACGAT ATCACTACTCTCAGGAGCCGCATTGACCAAGCCCAGAAGCA CAGCAAGAAGGCTGGTGCTACAGCCAAGGGCAAAGTCGGCGGGCGCTGGAAGTAA
- the Tnnt3 gene encoding troponin T, fast skeletal muscle isoform X2 produces the protein MELQALIDSHFEARKKEEEELIALKERIEKRRAERAEQQRIRAEKERERQNRLAEEKARREEEDAKRRAEDDMKKKKALSSMGANYSSYLAKADQKRGKKQTAREMKKKILAERRKPLNIDHLSDDKLRDKAKELWDTLYQLETDKFEFGEKLKRQKYDIMTVRARVEMLAKFSKKAGATAKGKVGGRWK, from the exons ATGGAGCTCCAGGCCCTCATCGACAGCCACTTTGAAgctagaaagaaagaggaagaagagctgaTTGCACTCAAGGAGAGAATT GAGAAGCGTCGTGCAGAGAGGGCTGAGCAGCAGAGGATCCGCGCTGAGAAGGAGCGGGAACGCCAGAACAGACTGGCG GaggagaaggccagaagagaggaggaagatgcCAAGAGGAGAGCCGAGGAtgacatgaagaagaaaaaggctCTGTCCTCCATGGGTGCCAACTACAGCAGCTACCTGGCCAAG gcTGACCAGAAGAGAGGCAAGAAGCAGACAGCCagggagatgaagaagaagattCTTGCAGAGAGACGCAAGCCTCTGAACATCGACCATCTCAGTGATGACAAGCTGAG gGACAAGGCCAAGGAACTCTGGGATACCCTGTACCAACTGGAGACTGACAAATTTGAGTTTGGGGAGAAGCTAAAACGCCAGAAATACGAT ATCATGACTGTCCGGGCCAGAGTGGAGATGCTGGCCAAGTT CAGCAAGAAGGCTGGTGCTACAGCCAAGGGCAAAGTCGGCGGGCGCTGGAAGTAA